In Kitasatospora gansuensis, a genomic segment contains:
- a CDS encoding TetR/AcrR family transcriptional regulator — translation MAGTETSTPRERYREQVRSEVKERAREQIAAAGSSALSLNAIAKQLGMSGPALYRYFASRDELITELITDAYRSLADTIKAAAADGPELGVVAHALRDWGLADPHRYFLIYGTPIPGYHAPADVTLIAAEIMQVLLDACAAIPADAADTPFDTHLAAHRAWDGGHSAPPQVLHLALTTWTRLHGALSLELTGHFGGMGFDPALLYQAEVDALLGRPRGH, via the coding sequence ATGGCCGGGACCGAGACGAGCACCCCCCGCGAGCGCTACCGCGAGCAGGTCCGGTCCGAGGTCAAGGAACGGGCCCGGGAGCAGATCGCCGCCGCCGGCTCGTCCGCCCTGTCGCTCAACGCGATCGCCAAGCAGCTGGGCATGAGCGGCCCGGCGCTGTACCGGTACTTCGCCAGCCGGGACGAGCTGATCACCGAGCTGATCACGGACGCCTACCGCAGCCTGGCGGACACCATCAAGGCCGCGGCCGCCGACGGGCCCGAGCTCGGCGTGGTCGCCCACGCACTGCGCGACTGGGGGCTGGCGGATCCGCACCGCTACTTCCTGATCTACGGCACGCCGATCCCCGGGTACCACGCCCCGGCGGACGTCACCCTGATCGCGGCCGAGATCATGCAGGTGCTGCTGGACGCCTGCGCGGCGATTCCGGCGGACGCCGCCGACACCCCGTTCGACACCCACCTGGCAGCCCACCGTGCGTGGGACGGCGGCCACAGCGCGCCGCCGCAGGTGCTGCACCTGGCCCTGACCACCTGGACCAGGCTGCACGGGGCACTCTCACTGGAACTGACCGGCCACTTCGGCGGCATGGGGTTCGACCCCGCCCTGCTCTACCAGGCCGAGGTGGACGCGCTGCTGGGCCGGCCCCGAGGGCACTGA
- a CDS encoding sensor histidine kinase, whose protein sequence is MRFVPLLPADRPATSAPGRWLLEAALGGVVLLVTYAALRSVGLSGTFDRSTLLILGATALALALARHRFPDAALLGLAVLVGVLPSAAMLTAIVSYTTSRRAGRAWRRDLLLVTAALIPLLVSEVRLDYWQGGRWQYALAQGGVLAVVAVLIPGLVGTAAGQQDQLVGALRERTAAAERAKRSAESESRIQERSRIAAEMHDLVGHRLSLISLHAGGLELALDRQAPQLSGEAEQLRQASRDAMDELRQVLGVLGPLGRDTGTDALTDATGTRADILALVEESRAAGVPVSFDWQGEDLAEVRPQVRRAVNRVVREALTNVHRYAVGAAVEVTVAQLPGSVEVLVVNGAPPIPPTVTTGLGSGRGLDGLRERVAVLGGRLIVGPVPGGEFEVRAVLPTAPPAAGTRAEQATGAGPAPLALPPEAGGRVRRQLASTVSAALGLAGLGVILLLGLGLVQQTRPYDGPPPVSAVHTGMTMSQVTSVVGPDSAPVRSAAAGREPARPSGSTSCLYPYTTWTTESDRLQVTRYCFKSDVLTEISSFTTPLAP, encoded by the coding sequence ATGCGCTTCGTACCGTTGCTGCCCGCCGACCGCCCGGCCACTTCCGCGCCCGGACGCTGGCTGCTGGAGGCGGCGCTCGGCGGCGTGGTGTTGCTGGTCACCTACGCGGCGCTGCGCAGCGTCGGCCTCTCCGGCACCTTCGACCGCAGCACCCTGCTGATCCTCGGCGCGACGGCGCTCGCCCTCGCGCTGGCCCGGCACCGGTTCCCCGACGCCGCGCTGCTCGGCCTGGCCGTCCTGGTCGGCGTGCTGCCCAGCGCCGCGATGCTGACCGCGATCGTCAGCTACACCACCTCCCGCCGGGCCGGCCGGGCCTGGCGGCGCGACCTGCTGCTGGTCACCGCCGCGCTGATCCCGCTGCTGGTCAGCGAAGTCCGGCTGGACTACTGGCAGGGCGGGCGCTGGCAGTACGCCCTCGCCCAGGGCGGCGTGCTGGCGGTCGTCGCGGTGCTGATCCCCGGCCTGGTCGGCACCGCCGCCGGGCAGCAGGACCAACTGGTCGGCGCCCTGCGCGAACGCACGGCGGCCGCCGAGCGGGCCAAACGCTCCGCCGAGAGCGAGTCCCGGATCCAGGAGCGGTCCAGGATCGCCGCCGAGATGCACGATCTGGTCGGCCATCGCCTCAGCCTGATCTCCCTGCACGCCGGCGGCCTGGAACTCGCCCTCGACCGCCAGGCCCCCCAGCTGAGCGGTGAGGCCGAACAGCTCCGGCAGGCCAGCCGGGACGCGATGGACGAGCTCCGCCAGGTGCTCGGCGTGCTCGGCCCGCTCGGCCGGGACACCGGTACGGACGCGCTCACCGACGCCACCGGGACCAGGGCCGACATCCTGGCCCTGGTCGAGGAGTCCCGCGCGGCGGGCGTCCCGGTCTCGTTCGACTGGCAGGGCGAGGACCTGGCCGAAGTCCGGCCGCAGGTCAGACGAGCCGTCAACCGGGTGGTCCGGGAGGCGCTCACCAACGTGCACCGGTACGCGGTCGGCGCCGCCGTCGAGGTGACGGTGGCCCAGCTGCCCGGCAGCGTCGAGGTCCTGGTGGTCAACGGCGCACCCCCCATCCCGCCGACCGTCACCACCGGGCTGGGCAGCGGCCGCGGGCTCGACGGTCTGCGCGAGCGGGTCGCGGTCCTGGGCGGCCGGCTCATCGTCGGCCCGGTCCCGGGCGGCGAGTTCGAGGTCCGGGCCGTCCTGCCCACCGCCCCGCCCGCCGCCGGAACCCGCGCCGAACAGGCCACGGGGGCGGGCCCCGCCCCGCTCGCCCTCCCGCCGGAGGCGGGCGGACGGGTCCGCCGCCAGCTCGCCAGCACCGTGTCGGCCGCCCTCGGGCTGGCCGGGCTCGGGGTGATCCTGCTGCTCGGCCTCGGCCTGGTCCAGCAGACCCGCCCGTACGACGGCCCGCCGCCGGTCAGCGCCGTGCACACCGGCATGACCATGAGTCAGGTCACCTCGGTGGTCGGCCCCGACAGCGCCCCCGTCCGCTCCGCCGCCGCCGGCCGCGAACCGGCCCGGCCCAGCGGCAGCACCAGCTGCCTGTACCCGTACACCACCTGGACCACGGAGAGCGACCGGCTGCAGGTCACCCGGTACTGTTTCAAAAGTGACGTTCTGACCGAAATCTCCAGTTTCACCACCCCCCTGGCGCCCTGA
- a CDS encoding phosphatase PAP2 family protein has translation MQNLTLTWQTAGGTAVALLGAAYAAKRVARPGVAVVCREAGTLLALFTLWQLVGHLSVLSTDHALDRADWIHRTELAWGLPDEAALQRSAREHSWLISAANYYYAVMHFGVMLVLLAWVFVRHRARYAWLRNTVVLTTAACLLIQFLPVAPPRMLPGNGFVDVAAEYGQSVYGGAVGGVVADQLSAMPSVHVAWCVIVAVAVAVIARGPWRWLVLLHPVITVYVVVVTANHFWADGLVAVGLLLVVYLVQHAASGWRRTEQPDAEPTPVRDRAGTSS, from the coding sequence ATGCAGAACCTGACCCTGACCTGGCAGACGGCCGGCGGTACCGCCGTTGCCCTGCTCGGCGCCGCGTACGCGGCCAAGCGGGTGGCCCGGCCGGGAGTGGCGGTGGTGTGCCGGGAGGCGGGGACGCTGCTGGCGCTCTTCACGCTCTGGCAGTTGGTCGGGCACCTCTCGGTGCTGAGCACGGACCACGCGCTCGACCGGGCGGACTGGATCCATCGCACCGAACTGGCCTGGGGGCTGCCCGACGAGGCGGCCCTGCAGCGGTCGGCGCGGGAGCATTCCTGGCTGATCTCCGCGGCCAACTACTACTACGCCGTGATGCACTTCGGGGTGATGCTCGTGCTGCTGGCATGGGTGTTCGTCCGGCACCGGGCGCGGTACGCGTGGCTGCGGAACACGGTGGTGCTGACCACGGCGGCCTGTCTGCTGATCCAGTTCCTCCCGGTGGCACCGCCGCGGATGCTGCCGGGGAACGGCTTCGTCGACGTGGCGGCGGAGTACGGCCAGTCGGTCTACGGCGGCGCGGTCGGTGGGGTGGTGGCGGACCAACTGTCCGCGATGCCGTCCGTGCACGTGGCCTGGTGCGTGATCGTCGCGGTCGCGGTGGCTGTCATCGCACGCGGCCCCTGGCGGTGGCTCGTGCTCCTGCACCCGGTGATCACCGTCTACGTGGTCGTGGTGACGGCCAACCACTTCTGGGCCGACGGCCTGGTGGCCGTGGGCCTGTTGCTGGTCGTCTACCTGGTCCAGCACGCGGCCTCCGGCTGGCGGCGTACGGAGCAGCCGGACGCCGAGCCCACCCCGGTCCGGGACCGGGCGGGCACGAGCAGCTGA
- a CDS encoding medium chain dehydrogenase/reductase family protein has product MQVEELVEVVLPGTVEPEGFELRRGAVPAPGAGQVVVAMEATGVSFAEQQMRRGRYFDQPAYPFVPGYDLVGTVLTTGPGVPVDLRGRRVAALTKVGGWASHVLVDAADLVDVPDGVSATQAEGAVLNGLTAWQMLHGKARVRAGQTVLVHGANGGVGSLLVQLAALAGARVIGTASARHHDALRAMGVTPVDYRTEDVPARVRELAPGGVDAVFDHIGGRSVVDSWGLLAPGGTLVSYGSAATRDDTGSRYWPVLKILGRIWSWNILPNGRHAYFYNVWAGRATGRAGFRARLRADLTQVFDALRRGELTALIAAELPLARIAEAVRLAESGTVAGKVVLTP; this is encoded by the coding sequence ATGCAGGTCGAGGAACTCGTCGAGGTCGTTCTGCCCGGCACGGTCGAGCCCGAGGGCTTCGAACTGCGCCGAGGTGCGGTGCCGGCGCCCGGAGCCGGGCAGGTGGTGGTGGCGATGGAGGCGACCGGTGTCTCGTTCGCCGAGCAGCAGATGCGCCGGGGCCGCTACTTCGACCAGCCCGCCTACCCGTTCGTCCCGGGCTACGACCTGGTCGGCACCGTGCTGACCACCGGCCCCGGGGTGCCCGTCGACCTGCGCGGCCGCCGGGTGGCGGCGCTGACCAAGGTCGGTGGCTGGGCCAGCCACGTGCTGGTGGACGCGGCCGACCTGGTCGACGTCCCGGACGGGGTGTCGGCGACGCAGGCCGAGGGTGCGGTGCTCAACGGTCTGACGGCATGGCAGATGCTGCACGGCAAGGCCCGGGTCCGGGCCGGGCAGACCGTGCTGGTGCACGGCGCGAACGGCGGGGTGGGTTCGCTGCTGGTCCAGCTCGCCGCCCTCGCCGGGGCCCGGGTGATCGGCACCGCCTCGGCCCGGCACCACGACGCCCTGCGGGCGATGGGGGTGACCCCGGTCGACTATCGGACCGAGGACGTCCCGGCCCGGGTGCGCGAGCTCGCCCCCGGCGGGGTGGACGCGGTCTTCGACCACATCGGCGGCCGCAGCGTGGTCGACTCCTGGGGTCTGCTTGCGCCGGGCGGCACGCTGGTCTCGTACGGCAGCGCCGCCACCCGGGACGACACCGGTTCCCGGTACTGGCCGGTGCTGAAGATCCTCGGCCGGATCTGGAGCTGGAACATCCTCCCCAACGGCCGGCACGCGTACTTCTACAACGTCTGGGCGGGCCGGGCGACCGGCCGGGCCGGCTTCCGGGCCCGGCTGCGGGCCGACCTCACGCAGGTCTTCGACGCGCTGCGGCGCGGTGAGCTGACCGCCCTGATCGCGGCCGAGCTGCCGCTGGCCCGGATCGCCGAGGCCGTCCGGCTGGCGGAGTCCGGCACGGTGGCGGGCAAGGTCGTGCTCACGCCGTAG
- a CDS encoding response regulator transcription factor: MTDDSAERTTPIRVLLADDEPGIRAGLRLVLQHAEDIAVVAEAANGAEAVAEAARTPVDVALVDIRMPVLDGLAAIDQLIRLDPKPAVVMLTTFGEEENVTRALRSGASGFLLKDDGPHELISAVRAAAAGDAVLSPGVTGLVVKRMLEGDPADPEDPGTEAARRIAALAPPEREALALLGVGMPNLEIALRLGISPDSVKTVIDTILDRTGADTRVQAALLATRAGLTPETA, from the coding sequence ATGACCGACGACAGCGCTGAGCGGACCACCCCGATCCGGGTCCTGCTGGCCGACGACGAGCCCGGCATCCGGGCCGGTCTGCGGCTGGTCCTCCAGCACGCCGAGGACATCGCGGTGGTCGCCGAGGCCGCCAACGGCGCCGAAGCCGTGGCCGAAGCCGCCCGCACCCCGGTCGACGTGGCCCTGGTCGACATCCGGATGCCCGTCCTCGACGGCCTGGCCGCGATCGACCAGCTGATCCGGCTCGACCCGAAGCCCGCCGTCGTCATGCTGACCACCTTCGGCGAGGAGGAGAACGTCACCCGCGCGCTGCGCTCCGGCGCCAGCGGCTTCCTGCTCAAGGACGACGGCCCGCACGAACTGATCAGCGCCGTACGCGCCGCGGCCGCCGGAGACGCCGTGCTCTCCCCCGGCGTCACCGGACTGGTCGTCAAACGCATGCTCGAAGGCGACCCCGCCGACCCGGAGGACCCCGGCACCGAGGCCGCCCGCCGGATCGCCGCCCTCGCCCCACCCGAGCGCGAGGCCCTCGCCCTGCTCGGCGTCGGCATGCCCAACCTGGAGATCGCCCTCCGCCTCGGCATCAGCCCCGACTCGGTCAAGACGGTCATCGACACCATCCTCGACCGCACCGGCGCCGACACCCGCGTCCAGGCCGCCCTCCTGGCCACCCGCGCCGGGCTCACCCCGGAGACCGCCTGA